The following proteins are co-located in the Gloeocapsa sp. PCC 7428 genome:
- the dcd gene encoding dCTP deaminase has protein sequence MAQKGMITPFEPTLIRQLQETESVRPVISYGLSSYGYDIRLSPVEFRIFRHIPGTIIDPKNFNPQNLEPTQLHTDCYGSYFILPAHSYGLGVALERLAVPENITVICIGKSTYARCGIIANLTPAEAAWRGHLTLEFSNSSSADCRIYASEGVVQLLFLEGEPCATSYEARKGKYQDQQQIVTLAKV, from the coding sequence ATGGCGCAGAAGGGTATGATTACACCTTTTGAGCCTACTTTAATTCGACAACTACAGGAAACTGAATCAGTAAGACCTGTCATTAGCTATGGTCTGTCTTCTTACGGTTATGATATTCGACTTTCACCAGTTGAGTTTCGCATATTCCGTCACATTCCTGGAACAATCATCGATCCTAAAAATTTTAATCCGCAAAATTTAGAACCAACGCAACTGCATACAGATTGTTACGGCAGTTATTTTATTTTGCCTGCACACTCGTATGGTTTAGGAGTTGCTTTAGAAAGATTAGCTGTTCCAGAGAATATTACAGTAATCTGCATAGGTAAAAGTACCTATGCGCGTTGTGGCATTATAGCCAATCTAACTCCCGCCGAAGCTGCATGGCGCGGTCATTTGACTTTAGAATTTTCCAATTCTTCAAGTGCAGATTGTCGTATTTATGCATCAGAAGGTGTCGTGCAGTTACTCTTTTTAGAGGGGGAACCCTGTGCAACGAGTTATGAAGCGCGCAAAGGGAAATATCAAGATCAGCAGCAGATTGTTACTTTGGCTAAAGTATAA
- a CDS encoding P-loop NTPase family protein: MVAQLENPALNSTCSSLYPVEGLVQVFTCSHRSFFTNVMAQALRIAGQGTPVLVVQFLKGGINQGHQHPTRLGQHLDWIRCDLPRYIDTPQLGETENQSLCQLWQHTQQVVLEGKYSLVVLDELSLAINFGLIALEEVLALLDQRPSHVDIILTGPEMPQPLLDVADQITQVRRSDRP; this comes from the coding sequence ATGGTTGCCCAGCTTGAAAATCCAGCCTTAAATTCGACTTGCAGTTCACTTTATCCGGTGGAAGGGTTGGTGCAAGTGTTTACTTGCTCACACCGCAGTTTTTTTACAAACGTGATGGCGCAAGCTTTGCGAATTGCTGGACAAGGAACTCCAGTTTTAGTAGTGCAGTTCCTCAAAGGCGGGATTAACCAAGGACACCAGCATCCGACGCGGCTAGGACAGCATCTAGATTGGATTCGCTGCGATTTGCCACGCTATATTGATACACCACAATTAGGCGAGACAGAAAATCAATCGTTATGTCAATTGTGGCAACATACACAGCAAGTAGTACTAGAAGGAAAATATTCGTTAGTTGTCTTAGATGAGCTAAGCTTGGCGATTAATTTTGGTTTGATTGCGCTAGAAGAAGTTTTAGCTTTGTTAGACCAACGCCCTAGTCATGTGGATATTATTCTCACAGGACCTGAAATGCCACAACCACTACTTGATGTCGCCGATCAAATTACGCAAGTACGCAGAAGCGATCGCCCTTAG